One segment of Stenotrophomonas sp. SAU14A_NAIMI4_8 DNA contains the following:
- a CDS encoding glutathione S-transferase has protein sequence MLKIWGRRNSSNVRKVLWCAEEIGLPYESIEVGGSHGGTQSAEYLAMNPNSLVPVIEDHGLPLWESNTIVRYLSARYALGTLYAEDAMERAQAEKWMDWSTSRMAPLYSELIWGIMRTAPADRDEARINAAIVRAGEYLAMADATLAKQPWLSGDRFAMGDIPLGSLVYAWYELPIQRPDLPHVAQWYARLRERPAYQRGVMSPLT, from the coding sequence ATGTTGAAGATCTGGGGCCGCCGCAATTCCAGCAACGTCCGCAAGGTGCTGTGGTGTGCCGAGGAAATCGGGCTGCCGTATGAATCCATCGAAGTGGGCGGCAGCCACGGCGGTACGCAGTCGGCCGAATACCTGGCGATGAACCCCAACAGCCTGGTGCCGGTGATCGAAGACCACGGCCTGCCGCTGTGGGAATCGAACACCATCGTGCGCTACCTGAGCGCGCGCTACGCGCTGGGCACGCTGTATGCCGAAGATGCGATGGAACGTGCCCAGGCCGAGAAGTGGATGGACTGGAGCACCTCGCGCATGGCGCCGCTGTACTCCGAACTGATCTGGGGCATCATGCGCACCGCCCCGGCCGACCGCGACGAAGCGCGCATCAACGCGGCCATCGTGCGTGCCGGCGAATACCTGGCCATGGCCGATGCCACCCTGGCCAAGCAGCCGTGGCTGTCCGGCGACCGCTTCGCGATGGGCGACATCCCGTTGGGATCGCTGGTCTACGCCTGGTACGAACTGCCGATCCAGCGCCCGGACCTGCCGCACGTGGCGCAGTGGTACGCGCGACTGCGCGAGCGCCCGGCGTACCAGCGCGGCGTGATGTCGCCGCTGACCTGA
- a CDS encoding MdtA/MuxA family multidrug efflux RND transporter periplasmic adaptor subunit — protein MSAVESPRSTPPRFRRAWLIAAVLVAAAALAWWAWPRADASAAASSPGKTVPVRVARASAEPLVLRLKAVGTVTPLHSVVVRSRVDGELMRLQFQEGQQVKAGDLLAQIDPRPYEVKLAQAQGTQQQNLAELENAERQLQRYRELQRQHFVSTQELSDQQSKVRQLQGRRISDQAAVDEARLQLQYTRIIAPVSGRVGLRRLDVGNLVQASDAEGLVTLAQTAPISVLFTVPEPELPALLDAVQAQPALAVEAWDREERTQLAHGALSSVDNRIDTATGTLKLRAQFDNADQGLFPNQFVNVRLQLGEHPALLIPDAAVQFGSQGNYVHIVDKDNKAQRRTVVLGPADDGRVAVRSGLQAGDQVVIEGIDGLEDGTAVEIVAEPAAQAKAAKAGA, from the coding sequence ATGTCCGCTGTCGAGTCGCCCCGTAGCACCCCGCCCCGTTTCCGTCGCGCGTGGCTGATCGCCGCCGTGCTCGTGGCCGCCGCCGCGCTGGCCTGGTGGGCCTGGCCGCGGGCCGATGCAAGCGCAGCCGCCAGCAGCCCCGGCAAGACGGTACCGGTGCGCGTGGCCCGGGCCAGCGCCGAGCCGCTGGTACTGCGCCTGAAAGCAGTGGGCACGGTCACTCCGCTGCACAGCGTGGTGGTGCGCAGCCGCGTGGACGGCGAGCTGATGCGCCTGCAATTCCAGGAAGGCCAGCAGGTGAAGGCCGGCGATCTGCTGGCGCAGATCGACCCGCGCCCGTACGAAGTGAAGCTGGCGCAGGCACAGGGCACCCAGCAGCAGAACCTGGCGGAGCTGGAAAACGCCGAACGCCAGTTGCAGCGTTACCGCGAACTGCAGCGCCAGCACTTCGTCTCGACACAGGAACTGAGCGACCAGCAGAGCAAGGTGCGCCAGCTGCAGGGCCGCCGCATCAGCGACCAGGCTGCCGTGGACGAAGCGCGCCTGCAGCTGCAGTACACCCGCATCATCGCCCCGGTAAGCGGCCGCGTGGGCCTGCGCCGGCTGGACGTGGGCAACCTGGTGCAGGCCAGCGATGCCGAAGGCCTGGTCACCCTGGCCCAGACCGCGCCGATCAGCGTGCTGTTCACCGTGCCCGAACCGGAACTGCCGGCGCTGCTGGATGCGGTACAGGCACAGCCGGCGCTGGCCGTGGAAGCCTGGGACCGCGAAGAACGCACGCAGCTGGCGCACGGCGCGCTGTCCAGCGTGGACAACCGCATCGACACCGCCACCGGCACGTTGAAGCTGCGCGCGCAGTTCGACAACGCAGACCAGGGGCTGTTCCCGAACCAGTTCGTCAATGTGCGGCTGCAACTGGGCGAGCACCCTGCCCTGCTGATTCCCGATGCCGCTGTGCAGTTCGGCAGCCAGGGCAACTACGTGCACATCGTCGACAAGGACAACAAGGCGCAACGCCGCACCGTGGTGCTGGGCCCGGCCGATGATGGCCGCGTAGCCGTGCGCTCGGGGCTGCAGGCCGGCGACCAGGTGGTGATCGAAGGCATCGATGGCCTGGAAGATGGCACCGCCGTGGAGATCGTGGCCGAACCCGCCGCGCAGGCGAAGGCGGCCAAGGCCGGCGCATGA
- a CDS encoding NAD(P)/FAD-dependent oxidoreductase has product MSREPVPHLVIIGGGFAGLWATRALARERIRITLVDRRNHHLFQPLLYQVATAGLSAPDIAAPLRHILGHQRNVEVRLGEVVGIEKQARQITLADGSTLGYDSLLLATGATHAYFGNDQWAADAPGLKTLDDAIALRRKLLLAFERAEAEPDPEKKAAWLSFAVVGGGPTGVELAGTLAEIARHTLRNEFRHIDPASAKVRLVEAGPRVLSSFPEVLSLKARRQLEKLGVEVLTGTPVSDIDSQGFKLGDQFVPARTVVWAAGVAASPLAKTLDVPLDRAGRVQVQPDLTLPGHPELFVAGDLAAVSQADGRPVPGVAPAAKQMGKHVAETIRARLHGKTEPGAFKYADYGNLATIGRMAAIVHLGKLQLSGILAWWFWLAAHVFFLIGFRNRIVVLLNWAVAYWSYQRSARIIFGDDQDDRRPK; this is encoded by the coding sequence ATGAGCCGCGAACCAGTCCCCCACCTGGTCATCATCGGCGGCGGTTTCGCGGGCCTCTGGGCCACCCGTGCCCTGGCACGCGAACGGATCAGGATCACCCTGGTCGACCGCCGCAACCACCACCTGTTCCAACCCCTGCTGTACCAGGTCGCCACTGCGGGCCTGTCCGCACCCGATATCGCCGCGCCGCTGCGGCATATCCTGGGCCACCAGCGCAACGTGGAAGTGCGCCTGGGCGAAGTGGTGGGCATTGAAAAACAGGCCCGCCAGATCACCCTGGCCGACGGCAGCACGCTGGGCTATGACAGCCTGCTGCTGGCCACCGGCGCCACCCATGCCTACTTCGGCAACGACCAGTGGGCCGCCGATGCGCCAGGCCTGAAAACCCTGGACGATGCAATCGCCCTGCGCCGCAAGCTGCTGCTGGCGTTCGAGCGTGCCGAAGCCGAGCCAGACCCGGAGAAAAAAGCCGCCTGGCTGAGCTTCGCCGTGGTGGGTGGTGGCCCCACCGGTGTGGAACTGGCCGGTACGCTGGCCGAGATCGCCCGCCACACCCTGCGCAACGAGTTCCGCCATATCGATCCGGCCAGCGCCAAGGTGCGACTGGTGGAAGCCGGCCCGCGCGTGCTGTCCTCGTTCCCGGAAGTGCTTTCGCTGAAGGCACGCCGGCAGCTGGAAAAGCTGGGCGTGGAAGTGCTGACCGGCACCCCGGTCAGTGATATCGACAGCCAGGGGTTCAAGCTGGGCGACCAGTTCGTGCCCGCGCGCACGGTGGTGTGGGCGGCCGGCGTGGCCGCCTCACCGCTGGCAAAGACCCTGGACGTGCCGCTGGATCGCGCCGGCCGGGTGCAGGTGCAACCGGACCTGACCCTGCCCGGCCACCCCGAACTGTTCGTGGCCGGCGATCTGGCTGCGGTCAGCCAGGCCGATGGCCGCCCCGTGCCTGGCGTGGCACCGGCCGCCAAGCAGATGGGCAAGCACGTGGCCGAAACCATCCGCGCGCGCCTGCACGGCAAGACCGAACCCGGGGCATTCAAGTACGCCGACTACGGCAACCTGGCCACCATCGGCCGCATGGCCGCGATCGTGCACCTGGGCAAGCTGCAGCTGTCAGGCATCCTGGCCTGGTGGTTCTGGCTGGCCGCGCACGTGTTCTTCCTGATCGGCTTCCGCAACCGCATCGTGGTGCTGTTGAACTGGGCCGTGGCGTACTGGAGCTACCAGCGCAGCGCGCGCATCATCTTCGGTGATGACCAGGACGACCGGCGCCCGAAATAA
- a CDS encoding NYN domain-containing protein codes for MSEPEKRIALLIDADNAPASKIDEVLAEVARHGVANVRRAYGNWKSPRLKGWEAVLHEYAIRPIQQFAYSKGKNASDMAMVIDAMDLLYARNLDGFAIVSSDADFTPMVMRLLTDGVKVYGFGEKKTPEPFVNACSKFTYLEALGQAHASVPDADAPEVERAASEQAASDEARPRKSGAEMRSDTRLVKMLRRAVSSAEGEDGWSHLGPVGSQIGNQASFDPRNYGYGKLSDLLAAIGLFELKKDGKSSYVRALPKKNR; via the coding sequence ATGTCCGAACCGGAAAAGCGCATTGCCCTGCTGATCGACGCCGACAACGCGCCGGCATCGAAGATTGATGAAGTGCTGGCCGAAGTGGCCCGCCATGGCGTGGCCAACGTGCGCCGCGCCTACGGCAACTGGAAGAGCCCGCGCTTGAAGGGCTGGGAGGCGGTGCTGCACGAGTACGCCATCCGCCCCATCCAGCAGTTCGCCTACAGCAAGGGCAAGAATGCATCGGACATGGCCATGGTGATCGATGCCATGGACCTGCTGTACGCGCGCAACCTGGACGGCTTCGCCATCGTGTCCAGTGATGCCGACTTCACGCCCATGGTCATGCGCCTGCTGACCGACGGGGTGAAGGTCTATGGCTTTGGCGAAAAGAAGACGCCCGAGCCGTTCGTCAACGCCTGTTCCAAGTTCACCTATCTGGAAGCCCTGGGCCAGGCCCATGCCAGCGTGCCCGATGCCGACGCACCCGAAGTGGAACGGGCCGCCAGCGAACAGGCCGCCAGCGATGAAGCACGCCCGCGCAAGAGCGGCGCGGAAATGCGCAGTGATACCCGCCTGGTGAAAATGCTGCGCCGCGCGGTGTCGTCGGCCGAAGGCGAAGACGGCTGGTCGCACCTGGGGCCGGTCGGCAGCCAGATCGGCAACCAGGCTTCGTTCGACCCACGCAACTATGGCTATGGAAAGCTCAGCGATCTGCTGGCGGCGATCGGTCTGTTCGAGCTGAAGAAGGACGGAAAATCGTCCTATGTGCGCGCGTTGCCGAAGAAGAACCGGTAG
- a CDS encoding primosomal protein N': MPALIPTLQVALPVPLPRLFDYLAPDGQAPADALGCRLKVPFGNRELVGMVAGLGQAEDTQGLRHALAWVDPQPLLQGELWHSLQWLARYTHAPLGEVVSTALPGPLRHGEPLPDTHHWGWQLTDDGRTQRDKLRAGSRPRQLAEHLAEAVVDEDVLGARMPDWRTAARSLAKRGLAERVALAVAPRHAHPLPGPTLNPDQADAVAAITAADGFQPFLLDGVTGSGKTEVYLQAIIHCLAQGRQALVLVPEIGLTPQTLARFRGRLGIPVHALHSGLNDNERARVWAAASRGEARVIVGTRSAVFTPLPQAGLLIVDEEHDGSYKQQDGIRYHARDFALVRAKALGIPVLLGSATPSLETLHNTYAGRYAHLRLKQRAGDARPPRVRILDVRKRPLRDGLSDEVLAGIGEHLQRGQQVLVFKNRRGYAPVLLCHDCGWTAPCQRCDAPMTVHGGGRRLQCHHCGARQPAPLACPACASLALQPQGIGTERLEEHLVSAFADYPVVRIDRGTTSRRDALEQQLAKLGDQPGILVGTQILAKGHDLPKLTLVVVVGIDEGLFSADFRASEKLAQQLIQVAGRAGRARDPGEVWLQTHHPGHPLLETLVNGGYHPFAQAELNQRQAAGFPPFAHLALMRAEAQQVEHANAFLLAARHLLGEQNMVEAYGPMPAPMPRRAGYQRTQLLLSAPQRPPLHGVLAQLVPQLYALPEARKVRWSLDVDPTDLY, from the coding sequence ATGCCCGCACTGATTCCGACCCTGCAGGTCGCGCTGCCCGTTCCCCTGCCCCGCCTGTTCGACTACCTGGCCCCCGACGGCCAGGCGCCGGCCGATGCGCTGGGCTGCCGGTTGAAGGTGCCCTTCGGCAACCGTGAACTGGTGGGCATGGTGGCCGGCCTGGGCCAGGCAGAGGACACGCAGGGGCTGCGCCATGCGTTGGCCTGGGTGGACCCGCAACCCCTGCTGCAGGGCGAGCTGTGGCACAGCCTGCAATGGCTGGCCCGCTACACCCACGCGCCCTTGGGTGAAGTGGTCAGCACCGCCCTGCCGGGCCCGCTGCGGCACGGCGAGCCGCTGCCCGACACCCATCACTGGGGCTGGCAGCTGACCGACGACGGCCGCACCCAGCGCGACAAACTTCGCGCCGGCAGCCGGCCGCGGCAACTGGCCGAACACCTGGCCGAGGCCGTGGTGGACGAAGACGTGCTGGGCGCACGCATGCCCGATTGGCGCACGGCGGCCCGCAGCCTGGCCAAGCGCGGCCTGGCCGAGCGGGTGGCGTTGGCGGTGGCCCCGCGCCACGCGCACCCGTTGCCCGGACCCACATTGAACCCCGACCAGGCCGATGCCGTGGCCGCGATCACCGCAGCCGATGGCTTCCAGCCGTTCCTGCTGGATGGGGTGACCGGCAGCGGCAAGACCGAGGTCTACCTGCAGGCCATCATCCATTGCCTGGCGCAGGGCCGGCAGGCGCTGGTGCTGGTGCCGGAAATCGGCCTGACCCCGCAGACCCTGGCGCGCTTCCGTGGCCGCCTGGGCATTCCCGTGCATGCGCTGCATTCGGGGCTGAACGACAACGAGCGCGCACGCGTGTGGGCAGCAGCATCGCGCGGCGAAGCACGGGTGATCGTCGGCACCCGCTCGGCCGTGTTCACGCCGCTGCCGCAGGCCGGTCTGTTGATCGTGGACGAGGAACACGACGGCAGCTACAAGCAGCAGGACGGCATCCGCTACCACGCGCGCGATTTCGCCCTGGTGCGGGCCAAGGCCCTGGGCATTCCCGTGCTGCTGGGCAGCGCCACGCCGTCACTGGAAACCCTGCACAACACCTACGCAGGCCGCTACGCGCACCTGCGCCTGAAGCAGCGCGCCGGCGATGCACGGCCACCGCGCGTGCGCATCCTGGATGTGCGCAAGCGGCCGCTGCGCGATGGCTTGAGCGACGAAGTGCTGGCCGGCATCGGCGAACACCTGCAGCGCGGCCAGCAGGTGCTGGTGTTCAAGAACCGCCGCGGCTACGCGCCGGTGCTGCTGTGCCACGACTGCGGCTGGACCGCACCATGCCAACGCTGCGATGCGCCGATGACCGTGCATGGCGGCGGGCGCCGCCTGCAGTGCCATCACTGCGGCGCACGCCAGCCGGCGCCGCTGGCCTGCCCGGCCTGTGCCAGCCTCGCCCTGCAGCCGCAGGGCATCGGTACCGAGCGACTGGAAGAACATCTGGTCAGCGCCTTCGCCGACTACCCCGTGGTGCGCATTGATCGCGGCACCACCTCACGCCGCGATGCGCTGGAACAGCAGCTGGCGAAACTGGGGGACCAGCCCGGCATCCTGGTCGGCACGCAGATCCTGGCCAAGGGCCACGACCTGCCCAAGCTGACCCTGGTGGTGGTGGTGGGCATCGATGAAGGGCTGTTCTCCGCCGATTTCCGCGCCAGCGAGAAGCTGGCCCAGCAGTTGATCCAGGTGGCCGGGCGCGCCGGCCGCGCGCGCGATCCCGGCGAGGTCTGGCTGCAGACCCATCACCCGGGGCACCCGCTGCTGGAAACCCTGGTGAACGGTGGCTACCACCCCTTCGCGCAGGCCGAACTGAACCAGCGCCAGGCCGCCGGCTTCCCGCCCTTCGCGCACCTGGCACTGATGCGTGCCGAAGCGCAGCAGGTCGAGCATGCCAACGCCTTCCTGCTGGCCGCGCGGCACCTGCTGGGCGAACAGAACATGGTGGAAGCCTACGGGCCGATGCCGGCGCCGATGCCGCGCCGTGCCGGCTACCAGCGCACGCAGTTGCTGCTGTCGGCGCCGCAGCGGCCACCCCTGCATGGGGTGCTGGCGCAGCTGGTGCCGCAGCTGTACGCACTGCCGGAAGCACGCAAGGTGCGCTGGTCGCTGGATGTGGACCCGACGGATCTGTATTGA
- a CDS encoding DUF3106 domain-containing protein, whose protein sequence is MNKFLLAGLLLALPLCAAAAPNALDLPPPTAVPASAVDAASPAGFAHLDVAAQRQRRADYAAWRALPEGERERIRVAASRFAALPAAQQQQLREQFQAQDQAFREGWRLGPQLGQQFPKLHGLFGFVPPEQREAALAVLRQLSPAQLSQLTLVAQRTPPQERDAVRSAFLALPAAERDGWLKRQAGQ, encoded by the coding sequence ATGAATAAGTTCCTGCTGGCCGGCCTGCTGCTGGCCCTGCCGCTGTGCGCCGCCGCCGCGCCGAATGCCCTGGACCTGCCGCCGCCCACCGCGGTGCCGGCCAGTGCGGTTGATGCCGCGTCGCCGGCCGGCTTCGCCCATCTGGATGTGGCCGCCCAGCGCCAACGGCGGGCCGATTACGCGGCCTGGCGCGCGCTGCCGGAAGGCGAGCGTGAGCGCATCCGCGTGGCCGCTTCGCGCTTTGCCGCCCTGCCGGCCGCCCAGCAACAGCAGCTGCGCGAACAGTTCCAGGCGCAGGACCAGGCCTTCCGCGAGGGCTGGCGGCTGGGCCCGCAGCTCGGCCAGCAGTTCCCCAAGCTGCACGGCCTGTTCGGCTTCGTGCCGCCGGAACAGCGCGAGGCCGCGTTGGCGGTGCTGCGCCAGCTCAGCCCTGCACAATTGTCGCAATTGACATTGGTGGCGCAGCGCACGCCGCCGCAGGAACGCGATGCGGTGCGCAGCGCATTCCTGGCCCTGCCGGCGGCCGAGCGTGACGGTTGGCTGAAGCGCCAGGCCGGGCAGTAG
- a CDS encoding nuclear transport factor 2 family protein, with translation MSTVALLFAVAAATSPTADPSTLAAIEATCHDYVDGQLEGDPQRVARALHPDLAKRAVLGDTPDERLGLRRMSKEELVALTRQGALKTPKDQWERRCTVLDVTGNAASVRLETPWFVDYFHMGRFDQRWVIVNALWYPKPKAE, from the coding sequence ATGTCCACCGTTGCCCTGTTGTTCGCTGTCGCTGCAGCCACCAGCCCCACCGCCGACCCCTCCACCCTGGCAGCCATCGAAGCGACCTGCCATGACTACGTCGATGGCCAACTGGAGGGCGACCCGCAGCGTGTCGCCCGCGCGCTGCATCCGGACCTGGCCAAGCGCGCCGTGCTGGGTGATACGCCCGACGAACGCCTGGGCCTGCGCCGCATGTCGAAGGAAGAACTGGTTGCACTGACCCGGCAGGGCGCACTGAAGACCCCAAAGGATCAATGGGAACGTCGCTGCACGGTGCTGGATGTGACCGGCAACGCCGCCTCGGTGCGGTTGGAAACGCCGTGGTTCGTGGACTACTTCCACATGGGCCGTTTCGACCAGCGCTGGGTTATCGTCAACGCGCTGTGGTACCCCAAGCCGAAGGCAGAGTAG
- a CDS encoding trimeric intracellular cation channel family protein: MLLSIIYLIAISAEAMTGALSAGRRRMDLFGVVMIACVTALGGGSLRDILLGHYPLGWVKHPEYLAFTVCAALIATWVARWMHHFRRTFLVLDGLGLIAFTLIGCSIAREAGHAMPIVLIAGMLTGAFGGVLRDILCNEVPLIFQKELYAIISLLTGAVYLLLLHWGVADATAILCCLGGGFALRLLAIHYRWEMPKFVYHDEVH; the protein is encoded by the coding sequence ATGCTGCTGTCCATCATCTACCTGATCGCCATTTCCGCCGAAGCCATGACCGGCGCCCTGTCTGCGGGCCGCCGCCGCATGGATCTGTTCGGCGTGGTCATGATTGCCTGTGTGACTGCCCTCGGCGGCGGTTCGCTGCGCGACATCCTGCTGGGGCATTACCCGCTGGGCTGGGTGAAGCATCCGGAGTACCTGGCCTTCACCGTGTGTGCGGCGCTGATCGCCACCTGGGTGGCGCGCTGGATGCACCATTTCCGCCGCACCTTCCTGGTGCTCGATGGCCTGGGCCTGATCGCCTTCACCCTGATTGGTTGCTCGATCGCGCGCGAGGCCGGCCACGCGATGCCGATCGTGCTGATTGCCGGCATGCTGACCGGCGCCTTCGGTGGCGTGCTGCGCGACATCCTCTGCAACGAAGTGCCGCTGATCTTCCAGAAGGAGCTGTACGCGATCATCTCGCTGCTGACCGGTGCGGTGTATCTGCTGTTGCTGCATTGGGGCGTGGCCGATGCCACAGCGATCCTGTGCTGCCTGGGCGGTGGCTTCGCGCTGCGCCTGCTGGCGATCCATTACCGCTGGGAAATGCCCAAATTCGTGTACCACGACGAAGTGCATTGA
- a CDS encoding GIY-YIG nuclease family protein, producing MAPSPRPWFLYLLECRDGSYYAGISTDVAARFAAHQAGKGARYTRARPPLQILAVREYPDRAAASRAEWQLKQQPRERKLAWLQAAIP from the coding sequence ATGGCCCCGTCCCCCCGCCCGTGGTTCCTGTACCTGCTTGAATGCCGCGACGGCAGTTACTACGCCGGCATCAGCACCGACGTGGCGGCCCGTTTCGCCGCCCACCAGGCCGGCAAGGGCGCGCGCTATACCCGGGCGCGACCGCCGCTGCAGATCCTGGCCGTGCGCGAGTACCCCGACCGCGCGGCCGCCTCGCGTGCCGAATGGCAGCTCAAGCAGCAACCGCGCGAACGCAAGCTGGCCTGGCTGCAGGCCGCGATCCCGTAG